The proteins below come from a single Priestia aryabhattai genomic window:
- a CDS encoding ABC transporter permease, with amino-acid sequence MKRKWKFSHLYLFFVFFILYAPIFYLMYYSFNSGGNMREFEGFTLDWYKEVFQDTRLLIIVLNTLIIALLSSVISTIIGVIGALAIVYVKRRRIQNTLLTFNNVLIVSPDVIIGASFLILFTIIGVKLGFISVLLAHIAFSVPIVVIMVLPKLQEMSPTLLDAARDLGASRFEVLSKVVLPFIRPGIFAGFFMALTYSLDDFAVTFFVTGNGFSTLSVEIYSLARRGVSLKINALSTLIFMFTVLIVIGYYFISQRNSNKVKGVATGK; translated from the coding sequence ATGAAGAGAAAGTGGAAGTTCAGCCACCTTTATTTATTTTTTGTATTTTTCATTTTATACGCTCCCATTTTTTATTTAATGTATTACTCTTTTAACAGCGGAGGAAACATGCGTGAATTTGAAGGATTCACGTTAGATTGGTACAAAGAAGTGTTTCAAGACACACGTTTGCTCATTATTGTATTGAATACCTTAATTATTGCACTATTGTCTTCGGTTATTTCAACTATTATTGGCGTGATAGGAGCACTTGCTATCGTATACGTGAAGCGCAGACGTATTCAAAATACGCTGTTAACATTTAATAATGTGTTAATTGTTAGTCCAGATGTTATTATTGGCGCATCTTTTTTAATTCTATTTACCATTATCGGTGTAAAGCTTGGGTTTATATCGGTATTATTAGCGCATATTGCATTCAGTGTACCGATTGTGGTCATCATGGTTCTGCCTAAGCTGCAGGAAATGAGTCCGACACTGCTCGATGCAGCCCGCGATTTGGGCGCAAGCCGCTTCGAAGTACTTTCGAAAGTGGTATTGCCGTTTATTCGTCCGGGTATCTTTGCAGGCTTTTTTATGGCTTTAACTTACTCTTTGGATGACTTTGCGGTTACGTTCTTTGTGACCGGGAATGGTTTTTCTACGCTTTCAGTAGAAATTTATTCGTTAGCAAGAAGAGGGGTATCGCTGAAAATCAATGCTCTTTCTACTCTTATTTTCATGTTTACCGTGCTGATTGTGATTGGTTATTACTTTATTAGTCAGCGAAATAGCAATAAAGTGAAAGGGGTGGCGACTGGAAAATGA
- a CDS encoding ABC transporter substrate-binding protein: protein MKQLAKPFIFIVILSLVLMYVVHHLNNAEGYSGGDTLTVYNWGDYIDPDLVNQFEKETGIKVIYQTFDSNEAMMTKIEQGGTTFDIAVPSEYAISKMREENLLLPIDHSKLSNLKYINPRFLDLSFDPGNKYSIPYFWGTVGIVYNSDMIHGKKIKSWNDLWDPKLKNQILLADGAREVMGMGLNSLNYSLNDTNKAHLQEAKRKLDTLTPNVKAIVGDEIKMLLANEEAAIGVVWSGDASEIMSENDKLNYVVPEEGSNLWFDNMVIPKTAKNVEGAHKFMNFMLDPKHAAQNAEYVGYSTPNKKALDYLPKEVAEDERFYPDEELTNKLEVYKNLGKRMLAYYNELFLEFKMHRK, encoded by the coding sequence ATGAAGCAATTAGCAAAGCCGTTTATCTTCATCGTCATCCTTTCTTTAGTTCTTATGTATGTGGTTCATCATTTGAACAATGCCGAAGGATACTCTGGAGGAGATACGCTGACTGTCTATAATTGGGGAGATTATATTGATCCTGACTTAGTGAATCAGTTTGAAAAAGAAACCGGGATTAAAGTCATTTATCAGACCTTTGATTCGAATGAAGCAATGATGACCAAAATTGAACAAGGCGGTACTACATTTGATATTGCTGTGCCGTCTGAGTACGCGATTAGCAAGATGCGTGAAGAAAATTTACTATTGCCAATCGACCATTCGAAGCTGTCTAATTTAAAATACATTAATCCGCGTTTTTTAGACCTATCTTTTGATCCTGGCAACAAGTACTCCATCCCTTATTTTTGGGGAACTGTAGGTATTGTTTATAACTCTGATATGATTCATGGTAAGAAGATAAAGAGTTGGAATGATTTATGGGATCCTAAGCTAAAAAATCAAATTTTACTTGCAGACGGTGCTAGAGAAGTGATGGGAATGGGACTAAATAGCTTAAACTATTCATTAAATGATACGAATAAAGCCCATCTTCAAGAAGCAAAAAGAAAGCTTGATACACTAACACCAAATGTCAAAGCCATTGTAGGAGACGAGATTAAGATGCTCCTCGCAAATGAAGAAGCGGCAATTGGCGTTGTTTGGTCAGGTGATGCTTCTGAAATTATGAGTGAGAATGATAAGCTGAATTACGTTGTTCCAGAAGAAGGCTCGAATTTATGGTTTGATAACATGGTTATTCCAAAAACGGCTAAAAACGTAGAAGGTGCGCATAAATTCATGAATTTTATGCTAGATCCTAAACACGCTGCTCAAAATGCGGAATATGTAGGGTACTCTACGCCTAATAAAAAAGCGTTAGATTATTTGCCGAAAGAAGTAGCGGAGGATGAACGTTTTTATCCGGATGAAGAACTAACCAATAAGCTTGAAGTATATAAAAACTTAGGCAAACGAATGCTTGCTTATTACAATGAATTATTTTTAGAATTTAAAATGCACCGTAAATAA